In the Vibrio agarivorans genome, TACATGATGGGATCAATCAATTGTTGGTCTCGAGTAAATGCCACTTAGAGTTACTGAAAGACAGAGTGGAAGATGAGAGATTGCGTGCTCATCTCGATAAATCACAACACTCACTATTAATGGCGATTAATGAGGTGAGACACATTTCCCACCAACTGCGACCAAGTGCCCTTGATGATATTGGCCTAGAGGCGGCATTAACCACATTGCTTCAGGATTTTAAATCACATTCTGGAATGGAGATTGATGTCCATTTCGATACGCAGTCGCTCAAGCTCCCCTCTGATATTAGTACCACTCTCTATCGTGTTGTGCAGGAGTCTTTAAACAATGTTGAAAAGCACTCTGGTGCAGAGAAGGTCACTGTGCTGCTTCAAACCGTCGGCCGTCATCTACAATTGATGGTAAGAGATGATGGTGTCGGCTTTCATACCAAGACAGCCTTATCACGTGGTGGTATTGGACTGCGGAATATGCGCGAGCGGGTTGAGTTTATTGGGGGCGAGTTTGAGCTCATGAGTGAAGTGGGCTTAGGAACAGAAATAGCCGTGTTAATTAGTGTGGATGAATAGACAATGAGCGAAAAGATATCCGTAATCATGGTGGATGATCATCAAGTGGTGCTTGACGGCTTTATGGCGCGACTGGTTCAAGAGCCAGAGATTGAGGTCGTTGGTACGGCGAGTAATGGCTTAGAGGCGGTTGAAATTGTGGGACAGTTGTTGCCTGATGTGGTGCTGATGGATGTCAGTATGCCGATCATGAATGGCATCGATGCAACACGGCTGATATGTGAAGAGTACCCACAAGTGAAAGTGCTGATGCTTACCATGCATGATAACCGCGAATACATAATGAAAGTGATGCAAGCTGGGGCTGTGGGCTATATGCTCAAAGAAATTTGTGCCAACAA is a window encoding:
- a CDS encoding response regulator; the protein is MSEKISVIMVDDHQVVLDGFMARLVQEPEIEVVGTASNGLEAVEIVGQLLPDVVLMDVSMPIMNGIDATRLICEEYPQVKVLMLTMHDNREYIMKVMQAGAVGYMLKEICANKMVQAIKTVNQGSTYFCESVTQTLFTQEVVPSEQKPNPLSRREESVLKLVAEGHSSKKVAALLGISYRTVETHRQNIKHKLDLHSTAELAKYAIDKGIIH